GCGCCATCCTGCAATACCGGAAAGAGCGACGCGGCCCCCTCACCTCCAACTTCGCCGAATGCGGCGGCTTCCTGAAGACACGGCCCGATCTCGACATTCCCGACATCCAGCTGCATTTCGGCATGGCCATGGTCGACGACCACGGCCGCAAGCGCCATGCTGGCACCGGCTTCTCCTGCCATGTCTGCCTGCTCAGGCCGAAGAGCCGCGGCAGCGTGACGCTCGCAAGCAGCGATGCGATGCAGGCGCCGCTGATCGATCCGAATTTTCTCGGCGAAGAGGAGGATCTCGAGGCCATGGTCGCGGGCTTCAAGACCACGCGGCGGCTGATGGAGGCGCCGGCGCTGCGCGCGCTTCAGCAGAAAGACGTCTTCACCGCCGACGTGCGCACCGACGACGACATCCGCAACATTTTGCGCGCTCGCGTCGATACGGTCTATCACCCCGTCGGGACCTGCAAGATGGGCATAGATGCGCTCGCCGTGGTCGATCCGAAGCTCAGGGTGCATGGCCTCGAAGCCCTGCGCGTCGTCGACGCCTCGATCATGCCGACCCTGATCGGCGGCAACACCAACGCGCCGACCATCATGATCGGCGAGAAGGCCGCGGATATGATCAAGGGGGAGATGAGGGCGAGTTAAAGCGACGCGACCGCAAATTCCGTGTCGTCCCGGGGCGCGCGAAGCGCGAGCCCGGGACCCATAACCACAGGGAGTATTTGTGGCGCGAGATGGTGGTTACCAGTCTTCGCCAAACAAGATCCTGTGGTTAGATCCCGGATCTGCGCTCCGCTTGTCCGGGACGACGAGATGGATCAACTCAGCAAGAACCCGCCATCAACCGTCACCACGCTGCCCGTCATGTAGCGCGACGCGTTTGATGCCAGCAGCAGGATCGCGCCGTCGAGATCGGACTCGGCGCCGATGCGGCGCTGCGGGATACGTTTTGTCAATCGTTCCCCCGCAGGCGTCGACCAGAAATCGTGGTTCATCTCGGTGTCGATATAGCCGGGCGCCAGCGCGTTGACGCGGATGTCGTTGCCCGCAAGCTCCAGCGCCATCGCCCTCGTCGCCTGGATCATGCCGGCCTTGGAAATCGCGTAAGGCGAGACCGCCTTCAACACGCCGGTGCCGAGCACGGAGGCGATGTTGACGATGTTGCCTGACTGCTTGCGTGCGATCATTCGTCGCGCCAGCTCGGTTGCGAGGAAATAGGCGCCCTTGAGATTGGCGCCGACCACGGCGTCCCAGTCCGCTTCGGTCTGCTCGGTCGCGAGCTTCTCGATCGCAATCCCCGCATTGTTGATCAGCACGGTGATGGGACCGAGCGCCGCCTCCGCGGCATCGACCGAGTTCACGATCGACGCAGTATCGGTAACGTCGAGCGCGATCGCCGCGGCGCGGCCTCCCCTGCCGCGAATCTCGTCCTCGAGGGCCTTGAGCTTGTTCGTCTGGCGCGCGGCGAGCGCGAT
This region of Bradyrhizobium sp. CCGUVB1N3 genomic DNA includes:
- a CDS encoding SDR family NAD(P)-dependent oxidoreductase yields the protein MSDVFDVSKETILITGASQGLGRQFARVLAAHGAAIALAARQTNKLKALEDEIRGRGGRAAAIALDVTDTASIVNSVDAAEAALGPITVLINNAGIAIEKLATEQTEADWDAVVGANLKGAYFLATELARRMIARKQSGNIVNIASVLGTGVLKAVSPYAISKAGMIQATRAMALELAGNDIRVNALAPGYIDTEMNHDFWSTPAGERLTKRIPQRRIGAESDLDGAILLLASNASRYMTGSVVTVDGGFLLS